Part of the Leptolyngbya sp. BL0902 genome, CCCACCGGAGGCCCCATCGCCTCCATCCACGAGGAGGTGGAAATCACCCTCAGCGCCCTCGGCTACACCCAAGCAGAAATCCTCAAGGCCATCCAAACCGTGGCCCGCCACAGCACCGCCTCCAAAAGCAGCGACCCCGAAACCTGGGTGCGCGAAGCCATTACCTGGCTTAGCCAGCAGTCCTAGCCCTTCCTGGCCATTGCGCTTCTATGACCGCAGGGCGATCTATCGGGCTGCTGTGCTATAGTGAAAAATCCTGGCACAAATTCATTCTTAGAGAAGCATCCATCCCATGACTCTGTTGCAAGCGCGCAAGCAGGAACTCATTTCCGATTATCAAGTTCACGAAACCGACACCGGATCTGCCGATCTTCAGATCGCCATGCTCACCGAGCGCATCAACCTCCTCAGCGCTCACCTGCAAAAGAACAAGAAAGATTACTCCTCCCGCCGTGGTCTGCTGAAGATGATCGGCCATCGCAAGCGTCTGATGGCTTACCTGCAAAAGCAAGACAGCGAACGCTACCGGGCACTGATCCAAAAGCTCGGCATTCGCGGCTAGATTCATCCCGGCTCCGCCCTCAGCAACAGGAGCTTGGATACTGGCTAGGATCTAAACTAGGTCAGGAGATAGGTCTCTTGGCCTAGTTTGTTGTAGTTACTCCCAGCGTTAGGTTTTGGTTCGATATGGCTCCAGATTCTTCCTCCCGCCAGCGTCTTCCCTTTGAACCGGGCAAAAAGGGAAAGGGCGCAAAGCTTGATGCCGACGCCCCCAAGGCTTCTACCACCACACCCCCAGGAAAGCCAGGTTCAGGGAAGTCTAAGGCCACCCCTAGCCGCGATCCAAACGCGATTTCCCCCGCCGCTGCGGCCAAGGCCAAAGCCATCAGCAGCAAAGCCAAGGCCAGGGCCGAGAAAAAGACCCAAGCCCAACAGCGGGCCGCCGCCACCGCCATTCCAGAGGTGGTCAGTCAGCGGATGCTGCGGCGAATGCTGGCGTTTTCCGGCGTTCCCACCTTTCTTGGGGTGGCCACGTTCTTTGTCAGCTATGGGCTGATTGTGAAGGGCAATGTAGAACTGCCGCCCTACGCCGTTCTGCTCGTCACCCTGGGCTGTTTTGGCCTGGGCGTGGTGGGCCTTACCTATGGGGTACTGTCGGCCTCCTGGGATGAGGATCGCCCTGGTGATTGGCTGGGCCTAGACGAATTTCAGGTGAACTTTGGCCGCATGACCAGCGCCTGGGGCCAAAAAACTAAGGGATAGACCGATAGACTAGATCCTCAGGGCGAGTCATCCAGGAGGGCCATCCGGGGGAACCGTCGGAGGAACCGTCGGAGGAAAGCCCTTAGCGGGGATCTCGGTTCTCCTGCGCCTGGATGAGTTGATTGATTTGGGTTTCCATGGCCTTGAGCATATTGCTAACGGCCAAAAGCGTGGCGGTGGGCGTTTTGTCGATAGCAAGGTTTTCCTGGGCGCGATCACGAATGGCATGAATCCGTTGCTGGAGGGTTTGGGCAATGCCGAGGGCGTCGCGGCCTAGTTGCTCGATTTGTTGCTGCTGGTAAAACTTCAGCGCCGCTCCCCGAAGCACCTGGAGCGTGGCCTCCTCTCCGTGCTGCCCAGCCATAATGCGGAGGCGCAGCAGCACTCTTTCTTGCCGATATAGTCGCTCAATCTCCACCTGGCGGGTATTGGCTACGGGCAGCAGGGGCAGGTGGGTCAGCCGCTTTAGCTCGTTGATTACGCTTTGGAACATGTCTAGGTTGAGGTCTTCCAGCACAGCCTGCAAAACCCCATCCTGGCTGCGTAATACTCGGCCAACCTGGGCCTGTCGCTCAAAATATAGACGACCAATGCCCTCGCTGAGCACCTGCTGAACCAGTTCCTGCATGAGGGCTTTTGGCGATAGAGCTGTGAGGTTGCTGGCTGCACCACGGGGGAGGGTGGCTTCACTGAGGTCGAGCTGAAGCGGAGGATCGTCTTCCGGAGAGCTGGGTCTGGGCAGCGGATTCGGTGAAGCAGATTCGGCCTTAGGCGAAGCAGATTCGGCTTTAACCGAGGTAGGCGCGATGGGAATTTCCGTAGGGCTATCAACCACTAGGGTGGCCGAATCGTTGACCGCAGCGGTAGGCCATGCTGGAGTTTGGCCCGTGATCAACCAATTTTTCTTTTGTTTGAGCTTGGCGGCATAGCTGAGATACTGCGACAGGGTTTGTCGATGCCAGTCGGAGGCTACGGGCCACGGCACCACCG contains:
- the rpsO gene encoding 30S ribosomal protein S15 gives rise to the protein MTLLQARKQELISDYQVHETDTGSADLQIAMLTERINLLSAHLQKNKKDYSSRRGLLKMIGHRKRLMAYLQKQDSERYRALIQKLGIRG
- a CDS encoding PAM68 family protein, with product MAPDSSSRQRLPFEPGKKGKGAKLDADAPKASTTTPPGKPGSGKSKATPSRDPNAISPAAAAKAKAISSKAKARAEKKTQAQQRAAATAIPEVVSQRMLRRMLAFSGVPTFLGVATFFVSYGLIVKGNVELPPYAVLLVTLGCFGLGVVGLTYGVLSASWDEDRPGDWLGLDEFQVNFGRMTSAWGQKTKG